Proteins encoded within one genomic window of Thiothrix litoralis:
- the nqrM gene encoding (Na+)-NQR maturation NqrM, whose translation MEIFLLTFLIFLLAVLGLAIGWLFNSKVLKGSCGGLSSIPGIAKSDCSCSNPCEKRRKQMLKQ comes from the coding sequence ATGGAAATTTTCCTTTTAACCTTTTTGATTTTTTTGTTGGCAGTCTTGGGATTGGCTATCGGCTGGTTGTTTAACAGTAAAGTGTTAAAAGGCAGTTGCGGAGGCCTTTCCAGTATTCCCGGTATAGCAAAGAGCGACTGTTCCTGTTCTAATCCTTGTGAGAAGCGTAGAAAACAAATGCTCAAGCAATAA
- a CDS encoding rhomboid family intramembrane serine protease produces the protein MKDHIHRIRDELPAVLLFLAAIWGVFLLDRVLPLERFGLIPRDWGGLMGVVTMPFLHADFTHLLNNTVPLAVLLTLLAGSRANSRTAVLLVTVLGGVLLWLFGRGHSLHIGASGLVFGLAVFLIVSGILEKRTVPLLVSIFVAFTYGTTLLAGILPWQQGVSWDGHLFGGIAGGLVAWLLFRPVRPTRQ, from the coding sequence ATGAAAGACCACATCCACCGTATTCGTGACGAATTACCCGCTGTCCTGCTGTTTCTTGCGGCTATTTGGGGCGTATTCCTGCTGGATCGCGTCCTACCACTGGAACGTTTCGGGCTAATTCCACGTGACTGGGGTGGTTTGATGGGCGTGGTAACCATGCCCTTTTTGCACGCCGATTTCACCCATTTGCTCAACAATACCGTGCCGCTGGCGGTATTGCTGACCTTGCTGGCAGGCTCACGCGCCAATTCACGCACGGCAGTGTTACTGGTCACGGTGTTGGGTGGCGTGTTGCTGTGGCTGTTCGGGCGGGGGCATTCGCTGCACATTGGCGCCAGCGGGCTGGTCTTCGGGCTGGCAGTTTTTCTGATCGTCTCGGGAATTCTGGAAAAGCGCACCGTGCCGCTGCTGGTGAGTATCTTCGTAGCATTTACTTACGGCACGACCTTGCTGGCAGGCATACTACCGTGGCAGCAAGGCGTCTCGTGGGATGGGCATCTGTTCGGGGGTATCGCAGGCGGCTTGGTCGCCTGGTTACTGTTTAGACCGGTACGCCCGACGCGCCAATAG
- a CDS encoding DUF1415 domain-containing protein, producing the protein MKHTNATYIAQTRCWLENVVLKHNLCPFAHKPFKGGQIRFVVTDSARPEFLLEDLQHELEQLRATPVEEVETTLLIHPGTLEDFHDYNDFLDLVDALLVEGGFEGEFQVASFHPDYQFDGTRPKDAENYTNRSPWPMLHLIREDSLEQAVASYPDVDAIPERNIDTMNTLGTAHHRKVLETCLQTGKATE; encoded by the coding sequence ATGAAACACACCAACGCCACTTACATCGCCCAGACCCGTTGCTGGCTGGAAAACGTCGTCCTCAAGCACAACCTATGCCCGTTTGCCCATAAGCCGTTCAAGGGCGGACAAATCCGTTTCGTTGTCACCGATTCCGCCCGCCCGGAATTCCTGCTGGAAGATTTGCAACACGAACTCGAACAGCTCCGCGCTACCCCAGTGGAAGAAGTGGAAACCACCCTGCTGATCCACCCCGGTACGCTGGAAGATTTCCATGATTATAACGACTTCCTCGATCTGGTGGATGCGCTGCTGGTAGAAGGTGGGTTTGAAGGCGAATTTCAGGTGGCCAGTTTCCACCCCGACTACCAGTTTGACGGCACACGCCCGAAGGATGCGGAAAACTACACCAACCGTTCACCCTGGCCGATGCTGCACCTGATCCGTGAAGACAGTTTAGAGCAAGCTGTTGCCAGTTATCCTGATGTGGATGCTATTCCCGAGCGTAATATCGACACCATGAATACGCTGGGGACAGCACACCACCGCAAGGTGCTGGAAACTTGTTTGCAAACTGGAAAAGCGACTGAATGA
- a CDS encoding CBS domain-containing protein: MPNVSLSVRDYMSNRLATLNEKQDMREAVKIFTERNLFGGAVVDNLGNLVGILSVTDCIDVALRSGYHSGWRGTVGERMSRDIRTVDADENILDVAKMFMDDHYRRYPVLDDNRVIGVITRLDVLKALRTIGASGVPV, translated from the coding sequence ATGCCAAATGTGTCGCTGTCGGTACGGGACTATATGTCAAACCGTCTCGCAACCCTGAATGAGAAGCAGGATATGCGTGAAGCCGTGAAAATTTTCACTGAACGTAATTTGTTCGGTGGCGCGGTGGTGGATAACCTTGGGAATCTGGTGGGAATCCTTTCTGTCACTGACTGTATTGATGTGGCTTTGCGTTCTGGTTATCACTCCGGTTGGCGCGGTACGGTGGGGGAACGCATGTCGCGTGACATCCGCACCGTGGATGCTGACGAAAACATCCTTGATGTGGCGAAAATGTTCATGGATGACCACTACCGCCGTTACCCGGTGCTGGATGATAACCGCGTGATTGGGGTGATTACCCGCTTGGATGTGCTGAAAGCCTTGCGTACTATTGGCGCGTCGGGCGTACCGGTCTAA
- a CDS encoding NADH:ubiquinone reductase (Na(+)-transporting) subunit D, with translation MNSAVRNVIASPLVANNPITLQILGICSALAVTSSLKTALLMAAALTTVTAFSNASISAIRHHIPGSIRIIVQMTIIASLVIVVDQLMKAYAFDTAKQLSVFVGLIITNCIVMGRAEAYAMQNPVGMSFLDGIGNGLGYSLILIVVAVIRELSGSGSLLGYEILALTKNGGWYVPNGLMLLPPSAFFIIGMLIWIIRTKHPEQCEVHDFKIHEKHGLGNR, from the coding sequence ATGAACAGTGCAGTCCGTAATGTGATTGCTAGCCCTTTGGTGGCGAATAATCCGATTACCTTGCAAATTCTGGGTATCTGTTCAGCACTGGCTGTCACCAGTTCCCTGAAAACCGCCTTGTTGATGGCGGCAGCGTTGACCACGGTCACGGCATTTTCGAATGCTTCCATCAGTGCCATTCGCCACCACATTCCTGGCAGTATCCGCATTATTGTACAGATGACCATCATTGCCTCGCTGGTGATTGTGGTTGACCAGTTGATGAAAGCTTATGCCTTTGATACGGCGAAACAGTTGTCGGTTTTCGTCGGCCTGATCATCACCAACTGTATCGTCATGGGGCGTGCTGAAGCTTACGCCATGCAGAACCCGGTGGGGATGAGTTTCCTCGATGGTATTGGCAATGGCTTGGGTTATAGCCTGATCCTGATCGTGGTGGCGGTGATTCGTGAGCTGTCCGGTTCTGGTTCTTTGCTGGGCTATGAAATCCTTGCGCTGACCAAGAACGGTGGCTGGTATGTGCCGAATGGCCTGATGCTGTTACCGCCTAGCGCCTTCTTTATCATCGGGATGTTGATCTGGATTATCCGCACCAAACACCCGGAACAGTGCGAAGTCCATGACTTCAAGATTCACGAGAAACATGGCTTGGGGAATCGTTGA
- a CDS encoding Na(+)-translocating NADH-quinone reductase subunit C: MNKVQQFLALPNDSKVKTIGVALVLCLVCSIAVSTAAVALKPVQDVNKLLYKKRNILQIAGLEKPGQSVEEAFKQVEAKVVDLQTGQYVDGIDPNTFDARAASVDPKQNVVLTKEQDIASIKRRAKYATVYLVKDPQGKVEKVILPIHGYGLWSTLYGFLALKSDANTVVGMGFYEHAETPGLGGEVDNPAWKAKWPGKQVFNADGQVAIRVMKGAAPDGDPKALHEVDALSGATLTSRGVDNLLHFWLGENGFGPYLQQFRTSLPGGAS, encoded by the coding sequence ATGAATAAGGTTCAGCAATTTCTGGCATTGCCCAATGACAGTAAGGTGAAAACCATTGGGGTTGCTTTGGTATTGTGTTTGGTGTGTTCCATTGCGGTATCCACGGCGGCGGTGGCTTTGAAGCCGGTACAGGATGTGAACAAGCTGCTGTACAAAAAACGCAATATCCTGCAAATCGCAGGCTTGGAGAAACCCGGTCAGTCGGTGGAAGAGGCTTTCAAACAAGTGGAAGCTAAAGTAGTCGATTTGCAAACCGGGCAATACGTGGATGGCATTGATCCTAATACCTTCGATGCGCGTGCGGCTTCGGTAGACCCCAAGCAAAACGTGGTGCTGACCAAGGAACAGGATATTGCCTCGATCAAGCGCCGCGCCAAATACGCCACGGTGTATCTGGTGAAAGACCCGCAAGGCAAGGTAGAAAAAGTCATCCTGCCGATCCACGGTTACGGTTTGTGGTCAACCTTGTACGGTTTCCTCGCACTGAAATCTGATGCGAATACCGTCGTGGGCATGGGGTTCTATGAACACGCTGAAACCCCCGGTCTGGGCGGTGAAGTCGATAATCCGGCATGGAAAGCCAAATGGCCGGGCAAGCAGGTTTTCAATGCTGACGGGCAAGTGGCCATTCGCGTCATGAAAGGTGCTGCTCCCGATGGCGACCCGAAAGCGTTACATGAAGTGGATGCGCTTTCCGGTGCAACCCTGACCAGCCGTGGGGTGGATAACCTGCTGCACTTCTGGTTGGGTGAGAACGGTTTTGGCCCTTACCTGCAACAATTCCGCACAAGTCTTCCGGGAGGTGCTTCATGA
- the nqrE gene encoding NADH:ubiquinone reductase (Na(+)-transporting) subunit E: MEALLSLFIKSVFIENMALTFFLGMCTFIAISKKIETAVGLGIAVVIVQAITVPANNLILNVFLKDSVLLQGVDLRFLGLISYIAVIAAIVQVLEMVLDKYVPALYQALGVFLPLITVNCAILGGTLFMVERDYTFVESVVYGFGSGFSWMLAIVVLAGVRERLKYSDVPVGLQGLGIIFITVGLMSLGFMSFSGIQL, translated from the coding sequence ATGGAAGCGTTATTAAGTCTATTCATCAAGTCCGTGTTCATTGAGAACATGGCACTGACCTTCTTTTTGGGGATGTGTACGTTCATCGCCATCTCCAAAAAGATCGAAACAGCGGTGGGTTTGGGGATTGCCGTGGTGATTGTGCAGGCGATTACCGTGCCTGCCAATAACCTGATCCTGAACGTATTTTTGAAAGATAGCGTCTTGTTGCAAGGGGTGGATCTGCGTTTCCTCGGCCTGATCAGTTATATCGCGGTGATTGCGGCGATTGTGCAGGTGCTGGAAATGGTGCTGGATAAATACGTGCCAGCCCTCTACCAAGCCTTGGGGGTATTTTTACCCTTGATTACAGTGAACTGCGCGATTCTGGGCGGTACGCTGTTCATGGTGGAACGTGATTACACCTTCGTCGAAAGTGTGGTCTACGGTTTCGGCAGCGGCTTTAGCTGGATGTTGGCTATCGTGGTGCTCGCAGGTGTGCGTGAACGCCTCAAATACAGCGATGTCCCAGTCGGTTTACAAGGCTTGGGCATTATTTTCATTACCGTAGGGCTGATGTCGTTGGGCTTCATGTCCTTCTCAGGCATCCAGTTGTAG
- a CDS encoding Na(+)-translocating NADH-quinone reductase subunit A — protein MKISKGLDLPIAGKPEQAVYAHPAPQTVAVLGRDFHDLRPALQVQEGDRVKRGQVLFTDRKSPGVNFTSPGGGVVKKINRGAKRVLNSVVIALDDDEEDITFPAYTPAQLSTLDAATIRQQLLDSGQWIAFRTRPYSKVPKADSTPASIFVTAIDTYAMAADPMVVISEEREAFQQGLQLLSKLAPKVFVNYKDGADIPRFEASNVTYTGFAGLHPAGLPGTHIHFLDPVSEHKTVWHIGHQDVIAIGKLFTTGKLYVNRIISLAGPTVLKPRLIRTRMGASTDDIVDGQLDCQACRVIAGSLLSGFRAAGWSAYLGRYTVQVAVVAEGQSRVFMHWLNPLLKQFSLFNVFLRPSLRGQSFAMTTTQNGSHRAMVPLGNYEEVMPLDILPTQLLRSLLVRDTVMAQQLGALELDEDDLALCTFVCHSKYEYGPALRECLRMLEKGE, from the coding sequence ATGAAAATCAGTAAAGGTCTGGATTTACCCATCGCGGGAAAGCCGGAACAAGCGGTTTATGCACATCCTGCCCCCCAGACGGTTGCCGTATTGGGGCGAGACTTCCACGACTTGCGCCCCGCGTTGCAGGTTCAGGAAGGGGATCGGGTAAAACGTGGACAAGTCCTGTTCACTGACCGCAAGAGTCCGGGCGTAAATTTCACCTCACCGGGCGGCGGTGTGGTCAAAAAGATTAACCGGGGGGCGAAACGGGTGTTGAACTCGGTCGTCATTGCGCTGGATGATGATGAAGAAGACATTACCTTCCCCGCTTATACCCCCGCACAATTGTCGACTCTCGATGCCGCTACTATTCGGCAGCAATTGCTGGATTCCGGGCAGTGGATTGCCTTCCGTACTCGCCCTTACAGCAAAGTTCCTAAAGCTGACAGTACACCCGCTTCCATTTTCGTCACCGCTATCGATACTTATGCGATGGCTGCCGACCCGATGGTGGTTATCAGTGAGGAACGCGAAGCCTTCCAGCAAGGTTTGCAACTGCTGAGCAAGCTGGCGCCTAAGGTATTCGTCAATTACAAGGACGGTGCGGACATACCGCGTTTTGAAGCCAGTAATGTGACCTACACCGGCTTTGCGGGGCTGCATCCGGCAGGTTTGCCGGGTACGCACATCCACTTCCTTGACCCAGTAAGCGAGCACAAAACCGTGTGGCATATCGGCCATCAGGATGTGATTGCTATTGGCAAACTGTTTACCACCGGTAAGCTGTACGTGAATCGCATTATTTCCCTGGCGGGACCCACGGTGCTGAAGCCGCGTCTGATTCGTACCCGCATGGGAGCGAGCACGGATGATATTGTGGATGGGCAACTGGATTGCCAAGCTTGCCGCGTCATCGCCGGTTCTTTGCTGTCGGGTTTCCGTGCAGCGGGCTGGAGTGCGTATCTGGGGCGTTACACCGTACAAGTGGCGGTGGTGGCGGAAGGCCAGTCGCGTGTGTTTATGCACTGGTTGAATCCGCTGCTAAAACAGTTTTCCCTGTTTAATGTGTTCTTGCGCCCCAGTTTGCGCGGTCAGTCTTTTGCCATGACCACCACGCAGAATGGTAGCCATCGGGCAATGGTGCCGCTGGGCAATTACGAGGAAGTGATGCCGCTGGATATTTTGCCGACGCAATTGCTGCGTTCCTTGCTAGTACGTGACACGGTGATGGCGCAACAGCTTGGTGCGTTGGAACTGGATGAGGACGACCTCGCGCTGTGTACGTTTGTGTGCCACAGCAAATACGAATACGGCCCCGCCTTGCGCGAATGCCTGCGAATGCTGGAAAAGGGGGAGTAA
- a CDS encoding NADH:ubiquinone reductase (Na(+)-transporting) subunit B, whose product MSDKLRRLLDKVEPKFARGGKYHKYYGLFEMVDTLLYSPPNRTIGAPHVRDALDLKRVMGYVWLATFPVMFMACFNTGYQANLAMQGMGLEHAEGWRGVIMDMIGYDPKSFFDNFFHGLLYFLPVYMTTFIVGGIAEVVFALVRGHEVNEGFFVTSILYSLILPPDIPLWMVGMGILFGVILGKEVFGGTGKNFINPALAGRAFLFFAYPAFMSGDSVWVAVDGYSGATTLATAATGGMQAVANSGLSWWDAFIGIEPGSLGETSALAIFIGGAFLLFTKIANWRIVSGVMFGMIMTTIMFNTIGSDTNPMFAMPWYWHLVTGGFAFGMMFMATDPVTAAHTDSGRWWYGVLIGVMVILIRVVNPAFPEGMMLAILFANMFAPLMDYAVMKANIKRRLKRQAAGEAKS is encoded by the coding sequence ATGTCAGATAAACTGCGCCGCTTACTGGATAAGGTCGAACCCAAGTTCGCCCGTGGCGGTAAATATCACAAGTACTACGGCCTGTTTGAAATGGTCGATACCCTGTTGTACAGCCCACCCAACCGTACTATCGGTGCGCCGCATGTGCGCGATGCACTCGACCTGAAACGGGTGATGGGGTATGTATGGCTAGCCACTTTCCCGGTGATGTTCATGGCTTGTTTCAATACAGGCTATCAAGCGAATCTGGCAATGCAAGGCATGGGGCTGGAACACGCGGAAGGCTGGCGTGGGGTGATCATGGATATGATCGGCTACGACCCGAAGAGCTTTTTCGATAACTTCTTTCACGGGTTACTGTATTTCCTGCCGGTGTACATGACCACCTTCATTGTGGGTGGGATCGCGGAAGTGGTGTTTGCGCTGGTGCGTGGGCATGAGGTCAACGAAGGTTTCTTTGTCACCTCGATTCTGTATTCCTTGATCCTGCCGCCGGACATTCCGTTGTGGATGGTGGGGATGGGTATCCTCTTCGGGGTTATTCTTGGTAAGGAAGTGTTCGGGGGTACGGGTAAAAACTTCATTAACCCGGCACTGGCAGGGCGTGCGTTCCTGTTCTTTGCTTACCCGGCCTTCATGTCCGGTGACTCGGTATGGGTGGCAGTGGATGGCTATTCCGGTGCAACCACCCTGGCAACCGCCGCGACCGGCGGTATGCAAGCCGTGGCAAACAGCGGGCTGAGCTGGTGGGATGCTTTCATCGGTATCGAACCCGGTTCTTTGGGTGAAACTTCGGCGCTGGCGATCTTTATTGGTGGGGCGTTCCTGTTGTTCACCAAAATTGCCAACTGGCGAATTGTGTCCGGGGTGATGTTCGGCATGATCATGACGACGATTATGTTCAATACCATTGGCAGTGACACCAACCCGATGTTTGCGATGCCGTGGTACTGGCATTTGGTCACGGGTGGGTTTGCATTCGGTATGATGTTCATGGCGACTGACCCGGTAACAGCGGCGCATACCGATAGCGGGCGCTGGTGGTACGGGGTGCTGATCGGCGTGATGGTTATCCTGATCCGTGTGGTCAACCCGGCGTTCCCGGAAGGCATGATGCTTGCCATCCTGTTTGCCAATATGTTTGCGCCGTTGATGGATTACGCGGTGATGAAAGCCAATATCAAGCGCCGCCTCAAGCGTCAGGCTGCTGGGGAGGCTAAATCATGA
- the nqrF gene encoding NADH:ubiquinone reductase (Na(+)-transporting) subunit F: MTTVLLGVMLFTLMIIGLVYGILFARSKLVATGDIHILVNGEKDLVVKPGSKLLGALAEKGLFVSSACGGGGTCAQCRVKVLEGGGTLLPTEEGHINRRQAAEGERLACQVSVKQDMKIEVPEDVFGVKKWECTVRSNDNKATFIKELVVELPKGEKIDFRAGGYIQIECPPYDLKYSSFDIPPKFRDDWDKYKLWDIESHVTEPVLRAYSMASYPEEDDIVMLNVRIATPPPGKNDVPAGKMSSYIFNLKPGDKVTVSGPFGEFFARKTDNEMVFIGGGAGMAPMRSHIYDQLRRLKSTRKMSFWYGARSLREAFYVDEFDQLAAENPNFTWHMGLSEPQPEDNWKGYVGFIHDVLYQHYLKDHPAPEECEYYLCGPPMMNAAVVRTLLDLGVERENILLDDFGG, from the coding sequence ATGACAACCGTTTTATTAGGGGTAATGTTGTTTACCCTGATGATCATTGGTTTGGTGTACGGCATTTTATTTGCACGTTCCAAGCTGGTGGCTACTGGTGATATTCACATTTTGGTGAATGGCGAAAAGGATCTGGTGGTGAAACCCGGTAGCAAATTACTGGGGGCGCTGGCGGAAAAAGGGCTGTTCGTGTCGTCGGCCTGTGGCGGCGGCGGTACGTGCGCACAATGCCGTGTCAAGGTGCTGGAAGGGGGCGGTACGTTGCTGCCGACCGAAGAAGGCCACATTAACCGTCGTCAGGCAGCAGAAGGTGAGCGTTTGGCGTGTCAGGTGTCGGTCAAGCAGGACATGAAGATCGAAGTCCCTGAAGATGTGTTCGGCGTGAAAAAGTGGGAATGCACGGTGCGTTCCAACGATAACAAGGCGACCTTCATCAAGGAACTGGTGGTGGAATTGCCCAAGGGCGAGAAGATCGACTTCCGCGCGGGTGGTTATATCCAGATCGAATGCCCACCGTATGACCTGAAGTATTCCAGCTTTGATATTCCGCCAAAATTCCGCGATGACTGGGACAAGTACAAGCTGTGGGATATTGAGTCGCATGTGACAGAACCCGTGTTGCGTGCCTATTCGATGGCCAGTTACCCGGAAGAAGATGACATTGTGATGCTCAATGTGCGGATTGCGACACCACCACCGGGCAAGAACGATGTGCCAGCAGGCAAAATGTCGTCGTATATTTTCAACCTGAAGCCGGGTGACAAGGTGACGGTTTCTGGACCATTCGGGGAATTTTTCGCCCGTAAGACCGATAATGAAATGGTATTCATTGGTGGTGGTGCGGGAATGGCGCCCATGCGTTCACATATTTATGACCAATTACGCCGCTTGAAAAGTACCCGTAAAATGTCATTTTGGTATGGTGCACGGAGTTTGCGTGAAGCGTTTTACGTCGACGAGTTTGACCAGTTAGCCGCAGAAAACCCGAACTTTACTTGGCATATGGGCTTATCGGAACCACAGCCGGAAGATAATTGGAAAGGGTATGTTGGGTTTATCCATGACGTACTTTATCAGCATTATTTAAAGGATCACCCGGCTCCAGAAGAGTGTGAATATTATTTGTGTGGCCCGCCAATGATGAACGCAGCAGTGGTGCGCACTTTGTTGGATCTTGGTGTAGAGCGTGAAAATATTTTGCTGGATGATTTCGGCGGTTAG
- a CDS encoding metallophosphoesterase family protein — protein MTTIAHISDLHFGCEAPMVREGLLEALHQVNPDLVVISGDVTQQAKRREFQAAHAFLAALPYPHLIVPGNHDLVENNLPERLLFPWKKWRHYISRELEPVKQDEDYVAIGINTARRVSLHPDWSRGSISRLQVARIQRQLRTTPETSLRLLTAHHPFWLPPLFAHRELVKRSQPALQAFQSQVDIILSGHVHLAYAQVTQGVIVSHAGTTLSNRLLLHHTNSFNVIRGDRERLSLELMEWGNQRFRLSRQQVFQRLDDGWHQQQ, from the coding sequence ATGACAACCATTGCCCATATTTCCGACCTGCATTTTGGCTGTGAAGCACCCATGGTGCGCGAAGGCTTGCTGGAAGCGTTACACCAAGTCAACCCGGACTTGGTGGTGATCAGCGGCGATGTGACCCAACAGGCCAAACGCCGCGAGTTTCAGGCTGCTCATGCCTTTCTCGCAGCACTGCCCTACCCCCATCTGATCGTACCCGGCAACCACGATCTTGTCGAAAACAACTTGCCGGAACGTTTGCTGTTCCCGTGGAAAAAATGGCGGCACTACATTTCCCGCGAACTCGAACCGGTGAAGCAGGATGAAGACTATGTTGCGATAGGGATCAATACTGCCCGCCGTGTCAGTTTGCACCCTGACTGGTCGCGCGGCAGCATCAGCCGTCTGCAAGTGGCACGCATCCAGCGACAACTGCGCACCACCCCGGAAACTAGCCTACGCTTGCTCACCGCACACCACCCGTTCTGGTTACCGCCACTGTTTGCTCATCGCGAACTGGTTAAACGCAGCCAACCGGCTTTACAAGCCTTTCAGTCGCAAGTCGACATTATTCTCAGTGGACATGTACATCTAGCCTACGCGCAAGTGACGCAAGGGGTGATTGTCTCACACGCGGGAACCACACTGTCAAACCGCTTGCTACTGCATCACACCAACAGCTTCAACGTGATTCGGGGTGATCGCGAACGCCTCAGCTTAGAATTGATGGAATGGGGCAACCAACGCTTCCGACTATCACGCCAACAAGTATTTCAGCGGCTGGATGATGGCTGGCATCAGCAGCAGTAG
- a CDS encoding bacteriohemerythrin, with protein MPMQIDANTFMPMEIPAMTQVHEEERVMLNDIYALLAQAQPDAPLIDARLDALIHHTTAHFEQENRNMLLINFPPYPVHKEEHDIALAGMKAAFDHWKTSRDLPALRQYLETDLPAWLQQHIATMDMITARFLKMHQDKGGALDFA; from the coding sequence ATGCCCATGCAAATCGACGCCAATACCTTCATGCCCATGGAAATCCCCGCCATGACGCAAGTGCACGAGGAAGAACGGGTCATGCTCAATGACATTTACGCCCTGCTTGCGCAAGCGCAACCTGATGCGCCACTCATCGACGCCCGGCTGGATGCGTTAATCCACCACACCACCGCGCACTTCGAGCAAGAAAACCGCAATATGCTACTGATCAACTTCCCGCCATACCCGGTACACAAGGAAGAACACGACATCGCACTGGCAGGCATGAAAGCCGCCTTCGACCACTGGAAAACCAGCCGCGACCTGCCCGCCTTGCGCCAATACCTCGAAACCGACTTGCCCGCCTGGTTGCAACAACACATTGCCACGATGGACATGATCACTGCCCGCTTCCTGAAAATGCATCAGGACAAAGGTGGCGCACTCGACTTCGCCTGA